CTTATATACAATTTACACGTACCTAGGGCTGAGCAACCGGGTAccggaccgggtatccgggtatacccggattctaaatccgggccgaaatccggcccggatatatccgggttatgacccgggctggaacccagattgatccgggtttttacaacccggaaatccgggttccggcctctacccggatttttttttttcaaaataaataaaaaatttaattctgTAAAATAAGCTAATGTAGTGATAATCCCGAAAATCCGTAAGTCCAAGTTAAGATCCCTAGCTATGAGGATTGGAATCTGGTGAGCCTCGACTTATCATGGAATCTGGTGAGGACGCGATAACGCTGCAACTTATCGTCGACACGAAGCTCGTATCGGTCACTCCTCGGCCCCGAAAGCCTCCTCTCAGAAACGGACTTCGTTCCCAAGTAGGTGGCCCGGTACTCCTCGTTAGTCAGATCAGCGAACCGGTTCAAGCCGAGCTTGTAGGTCCGGTTCTTCTCTGCAGCGTTGTGCTCGTCGATGAACCGGagattgtccttgaagatctcgaacctcttctccttctcccCGATGGCGTTGTAAGCCTTGCCGTGCTTCGCGAGCCACGCCTCGTATATCGTCATCACTTCGCCATCGGTCCTCGGACTCGACCCGTGGCCGTGATTCTTCGTATGCGATGATCGACATGTCCAAGGCAGTCGATAGCGTGAATATCATCATTAAGAGGAAGATCGCCATGGTTGATGGGGATCTACAGAAACCCatgatttttcttcctttcttttgggTGTGGACGGTAGAAAAGGGAATCGGAGTTCGTGCGTGGGAAGCAAATGGTGAGCTTTATAATGggtttgggttttaaaaaaacccgggtaccgggttttaaatccggtacccggccCGGTGCACCCGGGTTTTAGAAAACCGGGTACCGGCCCGGATGTTTTCCGGGCCGGTGCCCGTAACcggaacccggttatccgggttccggaccgggccggaaaaaaatccggcccggttgcccagccctaCATGTACCTTCACCGATCGATTTATTCTAATCGTCGATTTTCTATTGTTTGGACCGAGGTTCCGTTTGGATTAACGTATTCTAAAAGTATTTGAAAACAGCTGTGTTGCCAAACAAATTCTGAAAAAGGCCGAGATGTACAACGGAGTAGGGTTACAAACCACCAGAGGGTCCAGGACGAATGGGTATGTACAGAGCAACAGGTTCTTAATCAAGTCAAAGACTTGGGGGAGGATCGCCGAAACCACCAAGCTGGGGTTTGAGGCAAACCATGGCACGACTGGTATGATCACCAGGAAGCCTAACAAGGACATTCTTGAGCATGATCACATGCGTCAGAGACCGAGCTTAAGCTTGTCGTACTCCAGGATACACTTATAGATCAAGGTTACACTGACGCTGAGATTGTAGAGAAGCTTGAGGATGCCTGGAAAACTCTGCAAGCCGCCGTAGCCACCTCCCTGCAGGATGCAGGGCCCACCGCCATTAGTATGGTAACAATAAGTAATTTCCTGATGTATTAACAGTATTAACGGACTAATAAGATTAGTGACAAACGTATGTATATCTGTAATTATTTCCTTGATGGATTTTCAATTAATGGAGCACTAGACTTGAGAACTTGTACTATTAAGCACAGGTATATTGCAATATCAGGCCCTTTCTTTTGTATCCTTTCTgtttttcaattattattattgttgttgttgataGATTTATTAAGTTGAAAAGTATCCATGACTTAGGGCCTGTTTGATAACATCACTTTTTAAAGCTATtatcaaatatttcatttttaaatatcactcaaacacaacataatttttaatttcaaatattcaaaatttttatctaatcattatctaatcattataaaagGTGTAAGGAGTTCGGTCTAGTCTGACTTCCGAGTAGTAAACAAAAATGTAAGGATATCATTACCCTTTGTATATGTAACACCACACTCCCAAAGTTTAAGAATAAAATCACTTTTAGAACATCTCGGAAAAGTTAGAGTGTTACTACTAAATctgacttaaaaatatatttgttttctttctaaagGAAGCGCCAAATACAaagatttattataataaatagagtcgttttgaattaaaatactaaaattataaatgagaGTGTGCGGAAACagttattaaaatttctcaaaatctgtgccataaaaatcataacttaaaatctctgTACATGATCTAAACCACTGTCACGTCTCCCTCGACTAAGTACTGTTTTGCAGCTCtaccttcataaatattttgacctagggaagtttaaaaacataaaacaactaaaatgagTTAATAGCTCGGTAAAAAAGTcatcataatgtaaacatacttaacataagattttcataaaatatttcatgctgAGCTTAAAATCATGATTGATCATACTGATACTTATGCTATGCATAACTGATTTATCTAAATTAACTAACTCATCTGATTTATCTGAATTAACTTGCTGATCTGATTTATCTGACTGATCAAGCTGGCCAACACAGTTAACCACGTGTGCGAGGTTGTGCACTAGCCCCACGTCCTAGCATACTATGGtggaccacgcttgagtccatgacTTGCATATCTACCCTGAAACTATATTAGTACCATGCATCTGAATGGTCATCTGATTAAGCTAGTCTAAGCTTATTTTACACTTgatcttatatataaaagtttacGTGTTCTATGCAACTTGAGATGCATGAgatgcatatacatatataactataatctgcagaatgaaacatgatgaatgacatgcttgcaaatataataatatgtgtGGTACTTTCAAAGAACtgactataataataatatatataactagctaacaTATGTTATCataatttatgatcaagttaCTTATCTTGTGGTGTCGTTTCCTAAAATATCTGACACAAAATCGGTCACAATGCTAGACTAGGTATCTTGGGTTTGGCCGTTGCACTTATGAAGgtttatgattttttctaaATAACATACGGAATggagatatttatagagagatttgGAAAATGGTGCTGATGAGTTCAACTTTGAGTTGGACTTGGTTGTGATCATTCAAGaaaagagtttgaatttaaaaatatgatctaGTAGTTCATTTAATATATTGTAGGATTCATAGTGACTAAAACTGCGTAGGGGGTTTCAATTagtaatgattttaaattgacaTAAATTTCTAATGACtgatttttaaattctaaaaagagtctaactcattcaataaataataaatgagatttaacataattattaaacttatttaaaattcCTAATCAACATCAATAATCTATCACTtgtaaacttattaatatgcccattaaatataatttaggctccaaaaaaaattatcaatattcctACCTTAAAATTACTGGCCGGTTcgttacaatatatatatatgacatccCAAGCTCTCTGATTCAAATATATAACTTGTAACCTTGTGTCCATTGAATAACTTGGAGCATAAAAAACCAATATGCATAATCTTTTCTTGATAATTTCAAACttaatacaatatttattaataacaagaGAATATTAGCCAGGAGTCTCCCTCTGATAGAACATTGGCCGGCAAAGTTGCGCATGCACTGCTTCTAGGATTGAAAGGGATGCAGCTAGCTAGGTATTGCCTGATCTCCTTTGATATGCATGGCTTGTTGTAATTACCAGGGCTTTTATTGCTTCCCAACCCATGTAATTTTTAGCAATTTTTTAATAAGGGTTTTAGCCCTTCTAGATGAGTACCATAAGACGCGGCTTTCACGTACAATATTTATTACAATCGCATGCAAAGTAGTAGAATTCAAGCTCGCTCTGGATTCTGACGCGGTTTCCCTTTGAATATAGGATTTGTGGTCACAATAAGAATAGGATAAAACGTCGGTcctggctatatatatatttggtacgTTCACGGATACTACTGCTCATAGTAAAGGAGAGTTTTGTTGTCATCTTccattaaaaatgaataaaaccaGATTACGTACTTAAAAGTGATACAATCAATGAGTTTTGACACAGATTAAATCCTTCTGAAGTTAGGATTTGTAGTCCTAGTAGGAATAGGCTGAAACATCCCCTATATATTTACACGTATACCTTCACAGATGCTGCTCATCTTATTCCCATGTTTCATCTTCAAGACCAGAGTACCGTTTCTTTTTCCGTTTGAGCACCGTGCAATGGCTTCCACACTAACAgtttcctctcttcttctcaccctcaatgctcttcttctccTGTTCCTTCTTCCTCAGTGCATGACTGATGCACAACCTGATCTTATGGCTTGTAAGTTTGATGCCATATACAACGTCGGCGACTCCATGTCCGACACCGGCAATTTGGTTCGCGAGAACTCGGCTTTACCGTTTGCTCGACTTCCATACGGCGAGACCTTCTTCAAGAACGCAACAGGACGGTGCTCTAATGGTTTGCTTATGATCGATTATATAGGTAAAAATCGTATTTATtgtattgtttgttttgtttttagttcACTTTTACTTTCTACGCTCTGTTTGCGTGTAGTTGTTTTATTCAAAACAGGCTcttgttttagaaaaaatagGGAAACAACAGTGAGCATTGACAAAACAGTTCGATATATTTCATGATATTGCTTGCCCTTCGAtctactaattattttttctttttctccctttaGAATCTTTTCTAGTGTATATTCAGATTGAGAAATACTATAgtgttacataaaaataatctcacattgacttttcagattgtaaaattacttttattgaaaAACAGATCTGACaaatttcaaatctcaaaataaaaataacattaaacaattatattttaacaatattttatttaactttcatctcatcttatctgtgtAATCAAACGAGCCCAATCTTGTTGATAGAATTTTTGttcttcaaaaatatataattttgatagacttgtttcaagttaataaatttattgaaaacaatgaaatcaTTGATATTAAATTTATTCGTACGTATATATGAACGATTTGCGTCCAAtttaatttacatatatttgataaataaataaaatcctctgttttttgttttatgacCTGATCAACATCATTGGATCTTCTACCGCTGATCTTCGCAATCTATATTGCGATGATGATAAGATTTTTTAAGATCGTAGTAAATTCcttatttcattctttcattttttttcttttatttccctTCCCaatgtattatttaatatactCTCTTGTAATAagcatataaattaaatatgacTGCGTAGGGGACTAAAGCGAGGTTCTTCCTCTTGCTGATTGATAtgggttattattattattattattattagagaaattctatttgatTATATTGTAATTACACAGCTAGGGCGGCTGGAGTTCCCTTTCTTCATCCTTATTTAGATAAGGATGTGCTCTTTCTACCTTGTCTAGGAGAGAACTTTGCTGTGGCTGGTTCTACTGCCTTGTCTACAAATGCTCTTGCAAAGAAGAATATCTTATCCCCGGTTACTAATAGCTCTCTCGATGTACAATTGGATTGGATGTCTTCCCATTTCAATGCAGCTTGTCTCAACGACCAAGGTAAATCTCGTTTGAGTAAGGCTCGCAATCTATGTAACGAATAgcatttttcaccatttttttgtctttaatGTTTGACAGATTGTGTCAAGAAGCATAACAAAGCCTTATTCATGGTGGGAGAAATTGGAGGTAATGATTATAACTATGCATTCTTCCAAGGCAAACCCGTTGAGGAGGTCAATGCCATGGTTCCAGAAGTTGTCCAAGCGATAAAGGATGCCGTTAAAGTAAGTTTAATTTCCTCCCTACTTTTGCTAGCAAAATTGCTTGTTGCAGTTATTAATTCATAATTCTATTGTATTGGAAGCAGAGAGTCATTGGTTATGGTGCTGTTCGAGTTGTCGTCCCAGGAAACTTCCCAATAGGTTGTTTCCCAATCTATCTTACAGCATTCCAAACCAACAATGC
This genomic window from Carya illinoinensis cultivar Pawnee chromosome 7, C.illinoinensisPawnee_v1, whole genome shotgun sequence contains:
- the LOC122315334 gene encoding GDSL esterase/lipase At5g03980-like translates to MLLILFPCFIFKTRVPFLFPFEHRAMASTLTVSSLLLTLNALLLLFLLPQCMTDAQPDLMACKFDAIYNVGDSMSDTGNLVRENSALPFARLPYGETFFKNATGRCSNGLLMIDYIARAAGVPFLHPYLDKDVLFLPCLGENFAVAGSTALSTNALAKKNILSPVTNSSLDVQLDWMSSHFNAACLNDQDCVKKHNKALFMVGEIGGNDYNYAFFQGKPVEEVNAMVPEVVQAIKDAVKRVIGYGAVRVVVPGNFPIGCFPIYLTAFQTNNAAAYDEFHCLKWLNSFSTYHNDQLKQAIEDLRKANPNVIIVYGDYYNAFQWVYQNAPLLRFDVASVQKSCCGAGGYYNFEMTKMCGAPNVPVCTNPEERISWDGIHLTEKAYQYMAYWLIRDILPKLNCNIVKFV